The Camelina sativa cultivar DH55 chromosome 16, Cs, whole genome shotgun sequence sequence CATAGTGAAGAGTCCTAGGGTGAGGTAGTAAGAGCACTGCAGGCATATAATCTGTCCAACAATAAGCCAAGGATCCCATACAGCTGTGCCATAGAACATGGCtctgccaacaaaaaaaacaccaaaattcaCCTAAGATCAGATCAAATCAAATCCCTCATCTATTATATCCTAAAAAAGCCTAATGCAAAgtaaataatcaatatacaaGAAGCAGCAGCTAGCAGATGTTCGAAGAAAACGCACCTCTAACTAAGATGACGGAAGGAAAAGAATTCTAGATTCGGGAATCGGGAATCGGGATGATGGTtattgtaaagaagaagaagaagaagaagaagaagatcaaaccgGATCCGCTGAATCGGCACAGCTAGAGAGATGCCCCCGATCGTACCAGATCGATTGTTCCTTCCTCAAAGCAAGCAATGGCGATTTTGCAGAGAGAGAAACATAGAAACCTTGTGTTGGTGTTGGCTGGTACAACAgcgcttctctctttctctcgcttCAAGCGACCAGAAAGAATCAAGAATTGATTGGGTTTAGATAAATATTCATGATGTACTAAACAAGAATGACCGCATAGCGCAGTGGATTAGCGCGTTTGACTTCGGATCAAAAGGTCGTGGGTTCGACTCCCACTGTGGTCGttatcttttctgtttttttttttttttggcaacgtTGCTAGTCTTTCCATTATTGATTGTGCTGTGTCCATACCATAATGGGGGAATATAAGTAGCCCAACCAGTCTATCAAATGTATTAAATGAAGAATTAGGGAGAGACTAATTTGATTTGGgggcttcatcttcttcgtcctccTCGTCGTCGTTATATTTCGAAACAAAGAGAGAGTATACGTTCAAGACTCGTCGTATTTTTCTGTATTGTGTTGCCTCTGTATTTTTTTACTGCTTTTTTTCccacttatgttttgttttaaattcgTAGTAAAGTGAGTATATGTAACTGTGGGTCTGTGACATGTGTGTGTATCAGTCACATTCACACCGGAGGCACCGCGTACGACTGTAAGTGTGTCTCCCATTATCCCtttccaattctttttttttgtcaagattTATTTTCCAAGTACATAATTGGGCAGAGATAATAAATTTATGCaactaacacataattttaaaaagttttaaaaaattaaactaaagaaTTGTAGGGTTTTACCCCGAAGGGAACCCTTCCAGAAATTCTCAAAGGCCGTAGGTCGAGCCTAGGCCAATGAGGGGGTTTGGAAATAGTTTTCAACCAGCAATAGACGCGCCTCGGTTAGTACCTCACTAGCTGCGTCATTGCCCCAAGCGCAAAGATGCTTTTTCACAAGGCAAGTGACATCTGTTTTATATCGCAAGTCTCTTGTCCTTCCAAACTCTCACAACCGATGTGGGACAAATAAGTAGGTACACCTCAACTACAACTTAGGCACTCTTGGGCCTCAAAAGTTGGGCCTTacgaaaatccaaatccaaagcaCTTAATTACTGACACTTACTTTATCTTCTACTACGCCGGCTATCAGACAGGTAGGGATCAAAAATTAAGCGCGTGAGAGGTTTCACttccaatacaaaaaaaaatgtattcaaCGATGTATTCAATGCAGAATCTGGAACTTATATGGGAACAGATTTAACCacaaagaatgaagaaaaaaacttgctATTAATTAATGAGATTACCAACAACGTAAAAGCGTTGAACAACAGTTTCAGATTTTGACTAATTAACTCCGCTCCCATTCCTCCCTCCTATCAAATCAACATTGATTTTTAAGAATCTGAGAGATTGTTTTCATCATGCGTAGTTGTTTGTAGAGCAAACCAATCCGAGGATAGATATGCCAAACCCGTTGCAGAAATCGCTGCATGGTTACCTCTCAAAGATCAAACGAGAGACAGGGAAGCTGCAACTTTCGTCTTCCCATTCTTTCTCATCCTCTAAGAATTGGGTGCTTGGTAAGCATCCCAAGAagctctccttctccttcaagcACAGACGACGCAACAGCAAGACCAGGTTCAACAAAGACGAACCCGTTTACCAGGACTCCGCTCACGCCGCCACCTTGTCCGACATTGATCGTTTTCTTGAGGAGAACTTCAAATCCCTCTGCATCCGAGACGACCAGGAGGTTGACCATGAAGACCACCGGTTGACAAAAAACAAGGAGAAAAGGGAGTCCCCACAAGACactgatgatgacgatgatgacgatgatgacgacgacgtcTATCGCCACAGATTCGAGAGGACATGGGGACCTGCCGTGTACGACTCCCCGAAACAGCCACCACGGAGATTAGAGAAACTATCTCCACCGCCTGGATCATCATCCGAGGGCAGGCCTAGCTTGGAAACAACCTCAACTTCAGAGGAGAGACAATCGAGATCCACCTTGGTGCTGCCAGAGAACTGCATCGCGGTGCTCAAATACTCCGATGAGCCGCAAGATGATTTCAGGCTGTCGATGGTGGAGATGATGGAGTCCAAGTTAGGGATGCGGGAGAGGGAAGTGGATTGGGACTTGATGGAAGAGCTACTCTTCTACTATCTAGATCTCAACGACAAGAAGTCACACAAGTTCATACTAAGCGCATTCGTGGATCTCATCATCGCCCTCcgtgagaaagagaagaggatcaCCAGGAAAGGCCTTGTGAGGTCGCTCAGTACGCGGGCCGCCAGGGAGaggctgaggaagaggatgatcaTGAGTGGCAACTAACTCTTATGCAAGATGCAATTTAATTTCGCTTTTATTActgttcaaaaacaaaaagaaattacttTCTTCTCAGCAGCCTTACTACACTTGAGAGGCTGTTAGTGTTACTTACAAAAAGAATGTAAGAGCAGAGTAACAATGTTAATTTGTGTTTGCAAAGATGATCAGCCTTCTCTTTTTCTCGTTTTAATGCATTCCTCATATGCAGGACGATACTTTACTGGCACAAAGTCCTTGAATCCCATGAGAAGATGATCCCTCTCTCTTCCACAGAACAGTTGCACAATGGACTGCATCACGTTTGCTAACTTAATCTCCTTTTTCTTCAGTGCTTGCATGTATCCAATAAATTTCTTATATTCTTCTGTGTTGAGCTTTTCCTTGACCTAGTAAGATCATCAGCACATGACTTCCAATGTAAACAAATGACTTGatatacaaaagagaaacatgGAAAGAGTGGGTGGGATCTCACTTGACTCAAAAATGCAGATGCACTTGCTTCCTTTTTATCACCACCTCCATTTCNNNNNNNNNNNNNNNNNNNNNNNNNNNNNNNNNNNNNNNNNNNNNNNNNNNNNNNNNNNNNNNNNNNNNNNNNNNNNNNNNNNNNNNNNNNNNNNNNNNNNNNNNNNNNNNNNNNNNNNNNNNNNNNNNNNNNNNNNNNNNNNNNNNNNNNNNNNNNNNNNNNNNNNNNNNNNNNNNNNNNNNNNNNNNNNNNNNNNNNNNNNNNNNNNNNNNNNNNNNNNNNNNNNNNNNNNNNNNNNNNNNNNNNNNNNNNNNNNNNNNNNNNNNNNNNNNNNNNNNNNNNNNNNNNNNNNNNNNNNNNNNNNNNNNNNNNNNNNNNNNNNNNNNNNNNNNNNNNNNNNNNNNNNNNNNNNNNNNNNNNNNNNNNNNNNNNNNNNNNNNNNNNNNNNNNNNNNNNNNNNNNNNNNNNNNNNNNNNNNNNNNNNNNNNNNNNNNNNNNNNNNNNNNNNNNNNNNNNNNNNNNNNNNNNNNNNNNNNNNNNNNNNNNNNNNNNNNNNNNNNNNNNNNNNNNNNNNNNNNNNNNNNNNNNNNNNNNNNNNNNNNNNNNNNNNNNNNNNNNNNNNNNNNNNNNNNNNNNNNNNNNNNNNNNNNNNNNNNNNNNNNNNNNNNNNNNNNNNNNNNNNNNNNNNNNNNNNNNNNNNNNNNNNNNNNNNNNNNNNNNNNNNNNNNNNNNNNNNNNNNNNNNNNNNNNNNNNNNNNNNNNNNNNNNNNNNNNNNNNNNNNNNNNNNNNNNNNNNNNNNNNNNNNNNNNNNNNNNNNNNNNNNNNNNNNNNNNNNNNNNNNNNNNNNNNNNTACACTTGAGAGGCTGTTAGTGTTACTTACAAAAAGAATGTAAGAGCAGAGTAACAATGTTAATTTGTGTTTGCAAAGATGATCAGCCTTCTCTTTTTCTCGTTTTAATGCATTCCTCATATGCAGGACGATACTTTACTGGCACAAAGTCCTTGAATCCCATGAGAAGATGATCCCTCTCTCTTCCACAGAACAGTTGCACAATGGACTGCATCACGTTTGCTAACTTAATCTCCTTTTTCTTCAGTGCTTGCATGTATCCAATAAATTTCTTATATTCTTCTGT is a genomic window containing:
- the LOC104752536 gene encoding transcription repressor OFP14-like, which codes for MPNPLQKSLHGYLSKIKRETGKLQLSSSHSFSSSKNWVLGKHPKKLSFSFKHRRRNSKTRFNKDEPVYQDSAHAATLSDIDRFLEENFKSLCIRDDQEVDHEDHRLTKNKEKRESPQDTDDDDDDDDDDDVYRHRFERTWGPAVYDSPKQPPRRLEKLSPPPGSSSEGRPSLETTSTSEERQSRSTLVLPENCIAVLKYSDEPQDDFRLSMVEMMESKLGMREREVDWDLMEELLFYYLDLNDKKSHKFILSAFVDLIIALREKEKRITRKGLVRSLSTRAARERLRKRMIMSGN